The following is a genomic window from Peromyscus leucopus breed LL Stock chromosome 12, UCI_PerLeu_2.1, whole genome shotgun sequence.
ACTATGTGCAGCAGCATGCCAAGCCTGGAGACCCCCAGAGCGTCATGGATGCCTTTGACACCTACTGCTCAGAGAAGGAGAGGGCcatgcatgtgggtgctgtgaaagGTACGTGGCCTAGCTTGCAGGCGGTGGCCTAGAAATGGAAACCCAGAACTGGGCGTGGTGGTCCAGCCTGCAGGGGAGCCTGTTAAAGGGGAGAGGGAATCATGGGTCATGTCCCTGCCTGACCCCCTTAGAGACAGTAACATTTACACATGAAGGAACCAGGTAGGTAGTTGAAGGAGTAggatggcagtgtgtgtgtgtgtgtgtgtgtgtgtgtgtgtgtgtgtgtgtgtggtgtggtgtgcaaAATCCTGAGGACTCTCCAAGGGTATGTAGAGTGAGGTCCTCTGGGCTATCAGGAGGCTAAGGGTCTTTCTCAGCAGCAATCAGGAGCTTGAGACAAGTGGGAAAGGTACTGGCCTAGGGAGGGGTGAGACCCAGACCTGGGGGTGGGGTTCCCCTCCTGCTTGTATTCATATCTTCCTCACCACCCTCTAGGCCAAATATTGGATGCAGTGATTCAGGAGTACAAGCCCTCGctggtgctggagctgggagCTTACTGTGGCTACTCGGCCACACGGATAGCCCGCCTGCTGCCACCTGGAGGCCGCCTCCTCACCATGGAGATGAACCCGGACTATGCCGCCATCACCAGGCAGATGCTGAGCCTGGCAGGCTTGCAGGACAAAGTATGGCCCTGCAACCAGTGTGGCTGGGAGGGCTGAGCgggcagtggggagggagagggattgGTTCCGTCACTGAGCACCTGTCATGTCACAGGAGGAAACCCCAGCAGGTTAGGGCACAGTCTCCCTGACCTATCCTAGAGAGCCAGCAACTCCAGACCGCCCCAGGAGAGACTACCCAGCAGACTCCTCTCTGGAGCCCCGAAGGAAATGATGTAGATACATGTGGGTCCAGGCAGGCTCCTGCCTATCCCTGTGGGCACAGCACTGACAGAATACTGTTCCAGGTCACCATCCTCATTGGGGCATCCCAGGACCTCATCCCGCAGCTGAAGACCAAGTATGATGTGGACACCTTAGACATGGTCTTTCTTGACCACTGGAAAGACCGCTACCTGCCAGACACACGTCTCCTGGAGGTGAGCTGAGCTGCCCCTGCCTGGCAGGATGGCTTCTGTGCTCACTGCTGGGGTACCTGCGCCTCGGCCACTGAGGACCCCTACTGTGGGTGGCCCAAGGACATAGAAGGGTCCGGGGTCAGGCTGGGAATCTGGTGGGCTGCAGAGGCCCTGTGGCAGGTGGAAATGAAGGGAGGGGTCTGGGTAGGAGTGCCAGGCCAGGGAACCCCTGCCCTGCAAGCAGGGGTCTGCGAGGGAGTGAGAAGTGCACCAGAGACTAGAACACCTGGGATGAAGGACACAGCTCTGAGTCCCCAAGGGAGAGAACTGGCCTCAGCATGGGTCTGACTGGGGGTCCACTGGGCTAGACACAGGAACGGCAAGCATGGCCTGGGTCTTCCTGAAGCTTCGGTATACAAGTGCATCTCCCTAGCCCTCCCAGGCCTCAGCTGCACCTGGCAGAGACCCCCAGTGAAGACTGGGTAGCCACCCCAGTCCCAAGTGACGAGCTTGAGGAGACATGACAGGGGCTCCTTGGCCTTCACTGGGCTTCCTCACCGTCTTCCACAGCCAGCATGGCGCTGTCCCTGTGCTGTGGCCCAGCCACAGTTGTCTCAAGAGTTGTACACCCTGTCGTGTACAGTGAGGTCTGGAATGTGAGGGGTCAGCCAAGGAGCCCATGGGCAGGACAGGCCATTGTGGCTTGGGTGTGGGTCAGATAGTTCTGGGGAATGTAAGGGCACCGAGGAAAGGTCAGGCATGAGTGAGATTTGGGCAAGTGATGGGGGGGTGAGTCCTGGCATCCAGAAGGATTTTGGCTGACCTTGTGGAGGCATGGATGGTGCCTAGGGAGGGTACCTCAGGTCCTTCAAACTGTTGTAGAGGTGCTGAGCACTATGGTGGGAGACAGGCATATAGCAGGGCCAGGAAGTTGTACCAGAGAATGTTTCTAGCAAGAGGGCCGGCGGTTAGGGGACGGAACGGAGACCAGCAGGGCAGGCCAGCCATGGGCAGCTGGCTTGGACAGGCTCATCCCTGGCAGACACTGAACACGAGTATAGacagcagagctggcaggcacAGTGCACGGGTGGGTCTCTGCAGCTTTCTGTGTGTGACAATCGCAAGGGCCTGCTTTTAGGAAAACAGCAAACACTGCTCTTCAGTAACTCAGAAACTACCGGATCCCAGCACTGTAGCTCCACCTGGCAATTAGCTCCTGAAGACAGGGTGCATTAAGAATGGCTGCACTGGTTTTTCTTCTTCGGTGTATGTTTGTAGAGAACGGAACCCAGAGGACAAACCTTTAAGAATGGTGATCATAAACTAACCTCACCACGAGGCTTAGTGGTGCATGCGTTTCATCTTAGCACTTGAAGGAGGAGGAtcgtgtttgaggccagcctaggatacatagtgagaccctgtccacaGCATCTTACCTACAGAATTCTGCACCCCGCTGTCCTTAGCATAGAAGCACAGTTCCTCACACACAGTTGCACATTCACCCGAGATGTCTTACAGGAGGCTCATGGTCCCCAAATACAGACAGGACAGGTGCTGCCTTTGCCTCAGGATAGGGCTTATTTCCTGAAGGGCAGCAGGTTGCCAGCACCTCCAAAAGTCCCCATCTTCCTGTAGCGATGAAATCAGGAAGTTTTATGTCTGGACGTCATTAGTCTTATTGAGGGTCACCATGTGACTCTCGATGTTTCCGAGTCCCTGGCTGGGCGGGAACTCTCTGCtcatctttttcttccccctcctgaaCTGCAGGGCCCCTTTCTGGACTGGGTAGACGCCTTCCTCCACGGCCCTTCTTCACCAAGGTCTTTCCACCCAGTGCTGACATGACATTGTCTTCTACTTTCACTAAGGGTCAGAGGGAAGCTCATTCACACTGTAGTGCTGAGACTATCCCTGAATTTACTGACTGCCTGAGGGTCCCTCAGCTCTCACAGCCCACATGTTCTCTGGGAGCAGCTGGAGCCCCGGACTGTGGTTAGGAGTACAGCTCTGTTCTGCAAGGGCACAGACTCCCCTGCATTAGGATGGTGGGgatgttttgattttatgtgtgtggtgctgggaacagaaccttaGGCCACGGTCCCACTGAGATACACTTCAGCCCTGGCTATTTACTGGATTTACTTCCCATTTTTGGGTtgctttttgtgtatgtgtttgaagacaaatgtcttatgtagcccaggctagcctggaactttcaatcctcttgcctcagcctcctgaatgctgaggttaTACATAAGGGCCACATCAGACAAGATTGCTTTAACTTTTGTTTCATGattatgttaaaaacaaaccCTAAGCTTCCTGGGCAACCTTCAAATAAGACATCCAGGTGTCCCGTTTGCTTCTGCCGCCCCCTCCCCCTACAAGGTCCACTCCTTGTCAGGTACTTTGTTATTTATCTGCTTTCATACTGTCAGCAGACATACTTGCCGGAGTGGATAGACAAGTACCCTACAGGGGAGGTCTCTCACAATCACAGGTTCTAGAGCCATTGCTTTGAGGGCCCAGAAACTGCTCCCTCCTCCTACTCAGAGCCCAGGCACCTAGTGTCTTCCCTGGCCCAGGTGAAAGTCCAGAACAGATCCTCAAGGTCAGGGTTGTTGGTGAAGACCCATATTTTTGGCATAGAGTGTTTGAGGAAAACTGGCCCTCTGGTCCCACCATCTCTTCTCAATCTACAAACCTGTGGTGCCCACGTGCCCCTCTAGGGCCAGGTTGGATACTGGGGAGAATGGACACTAGCTGGAAGTGACTCCATGGGGGGACAGCTGCCCCTAGATTGCAATGGGTTTGCCAAGCATTCATGACCCTCCCTGTCTGTCCCCTGCAGGAATGTGGCCTGTTGCGCAAGGGGACAGTACTTCTAGCTGACAATGTCATTGTCCCGGGAGCCCCTGACTTCCTGGAATATGTGCGGGGGAGCACCAAGTTCGAGTGCACACACTACAGCTCATACCTTGAG
Proteins encoded in this region:
- the LOC114681004 gene encoding catechol O-methyltransferase-like isoform X1 yields the protein MRGLNSEAIKVWVDRKELAFGSCRVGEQLLHNLLMGDTKEQRILNYVQQHAKPGDPQSVMDAFDTYCSEKERAMHVGAVKGQILDAVIQEYKPSLVLELGAYCGYSATRIARLLPPGGRLLTMEMNPDYAAITRQMLSLAGLQDKVTILIGASQDLIPQLKTKYDVDTLDMVFLDHWKDRYLPDTRLLEECGLLRKGTVLLADNVIVPGAPDFLEYVRGSTKFECTHYSSYLEFRETVDGLEKALYKGPSSP
- the LOC114681004 gene encoding catechol O-methyltransferase-like isoform X2; the protein is MKPDAEQLLHNLLMGDTKEQRILNYVQQHAKPGDPQSVMDAFDTYCSEKERAMHVGAVKGQILDAVIQEYKPSLVLELGAYCGYSATRIARLLPPGGRLLTMEMNPDYAAITRQMLSLAGLQDKVTILIGASQDLIPQLKTKYDVDTLDMVFLDHWKDRYLPDTRLLEECGLLRKGTVLLADNVIVPGAPDFLEYVRGSTKFECTHYSSYLEFRETVDGLEKALYKGPSSP
- the LOC114681004 gene encoding catechol O-methyltransferase-like isoform X3, encoding MGDTKEQRILNYVQQHAKPGDPQSVMDAFDTYCSEKERAMHVGAVKGQILDAVIQEYKPSLVLELGAYCGYSATRIARLLPPGGRLLTMEMNPDYAAITRQMLSLAGLQDKVTILIGASQDLIPQLKTKYDVDTLDMVFLDHWKDRYLPDTRLLEECGLLRKGTVLLADNVIVPGAPDFLEYVRGSTKFECTHYSSYLEFRETVDGLEKALYKGPSSP